One Marasmius oreades isolate 03SP1 chromosome 2, whole genome shotgun sequence DNA segment encodes these proteins:
- a CDS encoding uncharacterized protein (CAZy:GH78) produces the protein MLFTATTGWILLLTAALWQGVLCTDDLDVQHQPWSRYIYAPDSRTPRPHKIFRTHGKVNVHGLDVTLSPKSQVTYDFGREVGGHVRFLVNSPSSTKPLSLSFSESPQFIGEWSDDTGASPFSDWDRSLTVSIPPSGLGTSFKYTTPRESFRGGFRYLTITSTSNLTTTPVKISNVICLLGFHPGVENPQTAYRGYFWTPYDALLVRTWYAGAYTVQTNIALPDTGRFLPQVRPGWAYNASLGVVSTGAILVDGAKRDRAVWPGDLGISAPSSYIAFGPKYGYECVLNALETLFYFQNETTGTFPFAGPDTNSFRSGSKSDTYHSWSLIAIEEYAFYSGDMDWVNLHWNNITRAVEAMIGGITEQGLQNQTNTNDWAREGGGGLNSALNAVSYGMLTRLSNLASLHGDSALSSRWRVKAEELKSAFNALLWDDEAGLYRDNTTTMLHPQDGNSLAVVYNLTTSNNQKKRISQALTMNWNEIGPVTPELKDTISLFVSSWELNAHFEAEEPDRALELVRRLWGYSLDGPNMGGTTIVEGLSANGSLYYRSEAGYGYDPAYTSLAHSWSTGPTHQLITRLLGLSIVSSQGRHWEMIPNIPTGSRECVKELRGGFETKLGMFEAEWKVIGRYVQLKVKTPKGTSGKVGLNGSKAQIVEVKGDGGWKRVILRLE, from the exons ATGTTGTTCACTGCCACGACGGGTTGGATTTTATTGCTCACAGCAGCTCTTTGGCAGGGTGTCCTGTGTACGGACGATTTGGATGTTCAACATCAACCATGGAGCCGTTACATTTATGCCCCGGATTCTAGAACACCAAG GCCACATAAGATTTTCAGAACCCACGGAAAAGTCAATGTACACGGCTTAGACGTCACACTTTCACCCAAAAGCCAAGTCACCTACGATTTTGGACGAGAAGTCGGCGGTCACGTTAGGTTTCTCGTCAACTCCCCATCTTCAACGAAACCCCTCTCCCTATCCTTCTCCGAATCTCCTCAATTCATCGGCGAATGGTCAGACGACACCGGGGCAAGCCCCTTCAGCGACTGGGATCGCAGTCTCACCGTTTCAATCCCTCCATCTGGACTCGGAACGTCCTTCAAATACACCACTCCACGCGAAAGCTTCCGGGGTGGATTCCGGTATCTGACCATCACTTCCACGTCGAACCTCACCACCACCCCTGTGAAGATCTCCAACGTCATCTGTCTTTTAGGCTTCCACCCCGGCGTTGAGAACCCTCAAACCGCATACCGAGGTTACTTCTGGACACCCTACGACGCACTTCTAGTTCGCACATGGTACGCTGGAGCATACACCGTCCAAACCAACATCGCACTTCCCGATACCGGTCGATTTCTCCCCCAAGTTCGTCCTGGTTGGGCATATAACGCTTCGCTTGGTGTTGTTTCAACAGGAGCTATCCTCGTAGATGGAGCTAAACGTGATAGAGCAGTTTGGCCTGGGGATTTAGGTATATCCGCGCCTTCGTCGTATATCGCCTTCGGTCCGAAATACGGATACGAATGTGTGTTGAACGCGTTGGAGACGTTGTTTTACTTCCAGAACGAGACTACGGGGACGTTTCCTTTTGCTGGACCGGATACGAATAGTTTTAGGTCGGGGAGTAAGAGTGATACGTATCATTCTTGGTCTTTGATTGCGATTGAAGAGTATGCGTTTTATTCTGGGGATATGGATTGGGTGAATTTG CATTGGAATAACATCACACGAGCTGTTGAAGCCATGATAGGTGGAATAACAGAACAAGGATTGCAAAACCAGACGAACACGAATGACTGGGCTAGAGAAggcggtggtggtttgaATTCCGCTCTTAATGCAGTCTCGTATGGG ATGTTGACTAGGTTGTCGAACCTTGCCTCTCTCCACGGCGACTCTGCACTTTCTTCTAGATGGAGAGTCAAAGCTGAGGAATTGAAGAGTGCGTTTAACGCGCTTTTATGGGACGACGAGGCTGGTCTGTATAGAGATAACACAACCACGATGTTGCATCCTCAGGATGGTAACAGTCTTGCGGTGGTGTACAACCTTACGACCTCCAATAATCAGAAGAAAAGGATATCCCAGGCGTTGACCATGAATTGGAATGAAATTGGACCTGTGACGCCAGAGCTGAAGGATACGATCAGTTTGTTCGTTAGCTCGTGGGAG CTGAACGCACATTTTGAAGCCGAAGAACCTGATCGAGCGCTTGAACTCGTTCGTCGACTTTGGGGATACTCACTTGACGGGCCGAATATGGGTGGTACTACGATCGTGGAAGGATTGTCGGCGAATGGGTCTTTGTA TTATCGCAGTGAAGCAGGCTACGGCTACGATCCAGCGTACACATCACTTGCACACTCTTGGTCTACGGGTCCTACACATCAACTTATCACTCGGCTTTTGGGTTTGAGTATCGTATCGAGTCAGGGAAGGCACTGGGAGATGATCCCGAACATTCCTACCGGGTCTCGGGAGTGTGTAAAGGAGTTACGAGGAGGTTTTGAGACGAAGTTGGGAATGTTTGAGGCTGAGTGGAAGGTAATAGGCAGGTATGTTCAACTCAAGGTGAAAACACCAAAAGGAACATCCGGGAAAGTGGGACTCAACGGGAGTAAAGCTCAGATCGTAGAAGTAAAGGGAGATGGTGGTTGGAAGAGGGTGATTTTGCGTCTAGAATGA